In one window of Carassius auratus strain Wakin chromosome 28, ASM336829v1, whole genome shotgun sequence DNA:
- the LOC113047634 gene encoding calcium-binding protein 5-like: MSLGPACIFLRGAKNIARPLSDEEIDELREAFTEFDKDKDGLISCKDLGNLMRTMGYMPTEMELIELSQNINMNLGGSVDFQDFVDLMAPKLLAETAGMIGLKELKDAFREFDMDGDGSITIEELKHAMLKLLGENPNKKEIEAVVREADNNGDGTVDFEEFVKMMSKN, from the exons ATGAGTCTGGGGCCGGCGTGCATTTTCCTGAGAGGAGCTAAAAACATT GCGCGTCCACTCAGTGACGAGGAGATAGACG AGCTGCGCGAGGCATTCACTGAGTTTGATAAGGACAAGGACGGTCTGATCAGCTGTAAAGATCTGGGAAACCTGATGAGGACCATGGGCTACATGCCCACTGAGATGGAACTGATTGAACTTAGCCAGAACATCAACATGAACC TTGGAGGAAGTGTAGACTTCCAGGATTTTGTTGACCTCATGGCCCCGAAGCTGCTGGCAGAAACAGCTGGAATGATCGGACTAAAAGAGTTAAAAGATGCATTTAGAGAG TTTGATATGGATGGTGACGGCTCTATCACCATCGAAGAACTGAAGCATGCCATGCTAAAACTGCTTGGAGAAAATCCAAACAAGAAGGAAATAGAAGCCGTGGTCCGAGAAGCAGACAACAATGGAGACGGGACCGTTGATTTTGAGG AGTTTGTCAAAATGATGTCGAAAAATTGA
- the LOC113046875 gene encoding phosphatidylinositol transfer protein beta isoform-like — MTRGAHFRRPQPVVDCTVLCRIGMVLIKQYQVLLPCSVEEYQVGQLYSVAEASKNNTGGGEGIEVLRNEPYEKDGEKGQYTHKIYHIHSKVPGFIQMFAPEGALVFHEKAWNAYPYCRTIVTNEYMKDDFFIKIETWHKPDMGTTENPHGLPHEEWEDIEIVPIDIADRSQVDDVDYKPEEDPAVYHSEKTGRGPLGPEWKKELHNGNCPYMTAYKLVTVHFRWWGLQGRVENFIHKQEKRLFTNFHRQLFCWLDRWVDLTMDDIRRMEEETQRELDQMRSQGSVRGMKAGED; from the exons ATGACGCGCGGGGCTCACTTCCGGCGACCGCAGCCTGTTGTTGATTGTACCGTTCTGTGCAGAATCGGGATGGTACTCATCAAGCAATA CCAGGTGCTGCTGCCATGTTCAGTAGAAGAG TACCAGGTTGGCCAACTGTACTCGGTTGCAGAGGCCAGTAAGAACAACACAGGTGGAGGAGAAGGGATCGAGGTCCTCCGAAATGAACCGTATGAGAAGGATGGAGAGAAGGGCCAGTACACTCACAAGATCTACCACATACACAG CAAGGTTCCTGGTTTTATTCAGATGTTTGCTCCCGAAGGAGCCCTGGTTTTTCACGAGAAAGCCTGGAACGCCTACCCATACTGTCGCACAA TCGTTACA AATGAATACATGAAGGATGATTTTTTCATTAAGATTGAAACCTGGCATAAACCAGACATGGGAACAACTGAGAAT CCTCATGGTCTTCCTCATGAGGAGTGGGAGGATATTGAGATCGTGCCGATCGATATAGCTGATCGCTCTCAGGTGGATGATGTG GACTATAAACCAGAAGAGGACCCTGCTGTCTACCACTCGGAGAAAACTGGCAGAGGACCTCTGGGACCTGAATGGAAG AAAGAGCTTCATAATGGTAACTGTCCCTACATGACAGCGTACAAGCTGGTGACTGTTCATTTCCGCTGGTGGGGTCTGCAGGGACGTGTGGAGAACTTCATTCATAAG CAGGAGAAAAGGCTTTTCACTAATTTCCATCGACAACTCTTTTGTTGGCTGGACCGCTGGGTGGACCTCACTATGGATGACATTCGTAGGATGGAGGAAGAAACACAGAGGGAGCTGGACCAG ATGCGTAGCCAAGGGTCTGTGCGAGGGATGAAAGCAGGCGAGGACTAG
- the LOC113046876 gene encoding SH2B adapter protein 1-like isoform X1 — MNGSLLTPPSPRAAASSSPLPPSPSPSPSPPSPSLLPLSTRPPPLPPPTPASQPLSSLSETPTPSPSPCLSWTEFCELHARVAAGDFARHFRAFLQENPHYSPDSAAAFCRRFTDRFVQHFESELEGTGVSRDGTVSWVAQSDVTSLEEDAASPSLLPPEASTPFPTHTRVVPKLALTQEARGSEQFQSAGTFQDSYAHTQILPPSSSSSCSSSMGGNNGRREDRGIAVKYNQPGYKDLEEEDDSWVGPVTGEEVETDVVARDNEGEGDMTLERADLSQACPNPSGTPANSGSKGSETPIGGHSKNKLKKRFSLRSVGRSVRGSVRGILHWRSSSSDAPQNCSSGNSAPLPSSYSYTTGLQDGKRNSGSQGVPASLPVSLSLPLSLPHSSSSSLPPSSSSSATSLSLSEARDWRRSNGDGEKEKWSHRLEKLRLSRSPPPTLSAAAPPSSAVSPSALPPSSMGAPWKMGRLVREGGVTVCSSSDEFASTHGFPGFPFGLLHHSTDSTASGHPTAMGGIAGGRGMRWHKCRLVLKERDKDGGDGGLEYFLEFYIPPKSSKPRLTVPCCSIVDVRSTTAIEVPDKENTFLLQLEGQVQYVIETRDAVQMRAWLSDIRNAICLSEQEDVEGVCGSALADLSSTPEFNDRLSQVCYGGVGGSPQLEPLPPELPPRAPLDESDSRLLGGGGGGLSTPFAETPDATGSFLFSEGSVSETVEHPLSECQWFHGTLSRLKAAQLVLAGGLANHGVFLVRQSETRRGEYVLTFNFQGKAKHLRLSLNEDGQCRVQHLWFQSIFDMLEHFRVHPIPLESGGASDVTLISFVGATNVRQQDLTSRPRSPPQPPPPPLPPGRPPPPTPPQERGSEPEAAGGGGASSGAEECEDREREPPLLQLEGVEGEEREGGRARAIDNQYSFF, encoded by the exons ATGAACGGCTCCCTGTTAACCCCGCCCAGTCCGCGGGCTGCGGCAAGTTCATCTCCCCTTCCACCCTCCCCATCTCCTTCGCCTTCTCCTCCATCTCCATCACTGTTGCCACTTTCCACAAGACCCCCACCTTTGCCTCCTCCAACTCCTGCCAGTCAGCCCTTGTCATCGTTATCCGAGACACCCACACCATCTCCATCTCCCTGCCTTAGCTGGACCGAGTTCTGTGAGCTCCACGCCCGAGTAGCCGCCGGTGACTTCGCCCGGCATTTCCGGGCCTTCTTGCAGGAGAACCCTCATTATTCCCCTGATTCGGCTGCTGCTTTTTGCCGCCGCTTTACAGACAGATTCGTTCAACATTTCGAGAGCGAGCTCGAGGGGACCGGTGTCAGTAGGGATGGAACAGTGAGCTGGGTCGCCCAATCTGACGTTACGTCACTGGAGGAGGATGCAGCATCTCCATCCCTGCTGCCGCCAGAAGCCTCCACCCCATTCCCTACTCACACGCGAGTTGTGCCCAAACTGGCATTGACCCAGGAGGCCCGTGGCTCGGAGCAATTCCAGAGCGCCGGAACATTTCAGGACTCGTATGCTCATACTCAGATTCTCCCACCGTCCTCCTCTTCATCATGCTCTTCCTCTATGGGCGGGAATAACGGGCGGAGGGAGGACAGGGGAATAGCGGTCAAATATAACCAACCTGGATACAAAGACCTGGAAGAAGAAGACGACAGCTGGGTGGGACCTGTCACCGGAGAGGAGGTGGAGACGGATGTAGTAGCAAGGGACAATGAGGGCGAGGGTGATATGACCTTGGAAAGAGCCGATCTCAGCCAGGCATGCCCCAATCCCTCTGGCACACCAGCAAACTCTGGGTCAAAAGGCAGTGAGACACCCATTGGTGGACACTCGAAGAATAAACTAAAAAAGCGGTTCTCTTTGCGCAGCGTGGGCCGCAGCGTCCGAGGGAGCGTGCGAGGCATCTTGCACTGGCGCAGCTCCTCCAGTGACGCCCCCCAGAACTGCAGCTCGGGTAATTCTGCCCCCCTTCCTTCCAGTTACAGCTACACTACAGGCCTGCAAGATGGCAAGAGGAACTCTGGCTCGCAGGGCGTTCCTGcgtctctccctgtctctctctcccttcccctctctctccctcactcgtCGTCCTCTTCATTGCCCCCATCATCCTCCAGTAGCGCCACCTCCCTCTCGCTCTCCGAGGCCCGTGACTGGCGGAGGAGCAACGGCGACGGGGAGAAGGAGAAGTGGAGTCACCGGTTGGAGAAACTGCGACTGTCCCGATCACCACCACCGACTCTGTCCGCCGCAGCTCCACCTTCCTCAGCCGTGTCACCATCTGCGCTACCCCCAAGCAGCATGGGTGCCCCGTGGAAGATGGGCAGGCTGGTACGGGAGGGAGGTGTGACCGTGTGCTCCTCTTCGGATGAGTTTGCCAGCACTCATGGATTCCCGGGATTTCCCTTTGGACTGCTGCACCACAGCACGGACAGCACAGCGTCGGGACATCCCACGGCCATGGGAGGAATTGCAGGCGGAAGGGGGATGCGGTGGCACAAGTGTCGTCTAGTTCTGAAAGAACGAGATAAGGACGGAGGGGATGGAGGGCTGGAGTATTTCCTGGAGTTTTACATCCCACCTAAG TCCTCCAAGCCCAGACTGACTGTCCCATGCTGCTCTATTGTTGATGTGAGGAGCACTACCGCCATAGAGGTGCCAGACAAAGAGAACACCTTTCTTCTGCAG TTGGAAGGTCAGGTGCAGTACGTGATCGAGACCAGAGATGCGGTCCAGATGAGAGCTTGGCTTAGTGACATCAGAAACGCCATTTGTCTGAG TGAGCAAGAGGATGTTGAGGGAGTGTGCGGCAGTGCTCTCGCCGACCTCAGCAGTACGCCAGAATTCAACGACCGCCTGTCTCAAG TGTGTTATGGTGGAGTTGGTGGTTCTCCTCAGCTGGAGCCTCTACCTCCTGAGTTGCCACCCCGTGCCCCTCTTGATGAATCAGACAGTCGACTGCTTGGTGGGGGTGGAGGCGGTCTTAGCACACCTTTTGCAGAAACTCCTGATGCCACAG GATCGTTCCTGTTCTCTGAAGGCTCTGTTTCAGAGACGGTGGAACATCCTCTGAGTGAGTGTCAGTGGTTTCACGGGACACTCTCCCGTCTTAAGGCGGCCCAGCTGGTGCTGGCGGGCGGCTTGGCCAACCATGGAGTGTTCCTTGTGAGGCAGAGTGAGACACGCCGTGGGGAGTATGTCCTCACCTTCAACTTCCAGGGCAAAGCAAAG CACTTGCGTCTCTCCCTCAACGAGGATGGACAGTGTCGTGTGCAGCATCTCTGGTTCCAGTCCATTTTTGACATGCTGGAGCATTTCCGTGTGCACCCCATTCCCCTGGAGTCTGGGGGTGCCTCTGATGTCACCCTCATCAGTTTTGTGGGGGCCACGAATGTCCGGCAACAAG ACTTGACCAGCAGACCCCGTAGTCCTCCTCAGCCACCTCCTCCCCCTCTGCCTCCAGGACGCCCTCCGCCCCCAACCCCGCCGCAGGAACGAGGGAGTGAGCCGGAGGCCGCCGGAGGAGGCGGAGCAAGCAGCGGGGCAGAGGAGTGCGAGGACCGGGAGCGCGAGCCGCCTCTCCTCCAGTTGGAAGGGGTGGAGGGCGAGGAGAGAGAAGGAGGCAGAGCCAGAGCCATCGACAACCAGTACTCCTTCTTCTAA
- the LOC113046876 gene encoding SH2B adapter protein 1-like isoform X2: MNGSLLTPPSPRAAASSSPLPPSPSPSPSPPSPSLLPLSTRPPPLPPPTPASQPLSSLSETPTPSPSPCLSWTEFCELHARVAAGDFARHFRAFLQENPHYSPDSAAAFCRRFTDRFVQHFESELEGTGVSRDGTVSWVAQSDVTSLEEDAASPSLLPPEASTPFPTHTRVVPKLALTQEARGSEQFQSAGTFQDSYAHTQILPPSSSSSCSSSMGGNNGRREDRGIAVKYNQPGYKDLEEEDDSWVGPVTGEEVETDVVARDNEGEGDMTLERADLSQACPNPSGTPANSGSKGSETPIGGHSKNKLKKRFSLRSVGRSVRGSVRGILHWRSSSSDAPQNCSSGNSAPLPSSYSYTTGLQDGKRNSGSQGVPASLPVSLSLPLSLPHSSSSSLPPSSSSSATSLSLSEARDWRRSNGDGEKEKWSHRLEKLRLSRSPPPTLSAAAPPSSAVSPSALPPSSMGAPWKMGRLVREGGVTVCSSSDEFASTHGFPGFPFGLLHHSTDSTASGHPTAMGGIAGGRGMRWHKCRLVLKERDKDGGDGGLEYFLEFYIPPKSSKPRLTVPCCSIVDVRSTTAIEVPDKENTFLLQLEGQVQYVIETRDAVQMRAWLSDIRNAICLSEQEDVEGVCGSALADLSSTPEFNDRLSQVCYGGVGGSPQLEPLPPELPPRAPLDESDSRLLGGGGGGLSTPFAETPDATGSFLFSEGSVSETVEHPLSECQWFHGTLSRLKAAQLVLAGGLANHGVFLVRQSETRRGEYVLTFNFQGKAKHLRLSLNEDGQCRVQHLWFQSIFDMLEHFRVHPIPLESGGASDVTLISFVGATNVRQQGRERAGSRPTVCDVITTRHPDSPSTPISDCVLDQQTP, encoded by the exons ATGAACGGCTCCCTGTTAACCCCGCCCAGTCCGCGGGCTGCGGCAAGTTCATCTCCCCTTCCACCCTCCCCATCTCCTTCGCCTTCTCCTCCATCTCCATCACTGTTGCCACTTTCCACAAGACCCCCACCTTTGCCTCCTCCAACTCCTGCCAGTCAGCCCTTGTCATCGTTATCCGAGACACCCACACCATCTCCATCTCCCTGCCTTAGCTGGACCGAGTTCTGTGAGCTCCACGCCCGAGTAGCCGCCGGTGACTTCGCCCGGCATTTCCGGGCCTTCTTGCAGGAGAACCCTCATTATTCCCCTGATTCGGCTGCTGCTTTTTGCCGCCGCTTTACAGACAGATTCGTTCAACATTTCGAGAGCGAGCTCGAGGGGACCGGTGTCAGTAGGGATGGAACAGTGAGCTGGGTCGCCCAATCTGACGTTACGTCACTGGAGGAGGATGCAGCATCTCCATCCCTGCTGCCGCCAGAAGCCTCCACCCCATTCCCTACTCACACGCGAGTTGTGCCCAAACTGGCATTGACCCAGGAGGCCCGTGGCTCGGAGCAATTCCAGAGCGCCGGAACATTTCAGGACTCGTATGCTCATACTCAGATTCTCCCACCGTCCTCCTCTTCATCATGCTCTTCCTCTATGGGCGGGAATAACGGGCGGAGGGAGGACAGGGGAATAGCGGTCAAATATAACCAACCTGGATACAAAGACCTGGAAGAAGAAGACGACAGCTGGGTGGGACCTGTCACCGGAGAGGAGGTGGAGACGGATGTAGTAGCAAGGGACAATGAGGGCGAGGGTGATATGACCTTGGAAAGAGCCGATCTCAGCCAGGCATGCCCCAATCCCTCTGGCACACCAGCAAACTCTGGGTCAAAAGGCAGTGAGACACCCATTGGTGGACACTCGAAGAATAAACTAAAAAAGCGGTTCTCTTTGCGCAGCGTGGGCCGCAGCGTCCGAGGGAGCGTGCGAGGCATCTTGCACTGGCGCAGCTCCTCCAGTGACGCCCCCCAGAACTGCAGCTCGGGTAATTCTGCCCCCCTTCCTTCCAGTTACAGCTACACTACAGGCCTGCAAGATGGCAAGAGGAACTCTGGCTCGCAGGGCGTTCCTGcgtctctccctgtctctctctcccttcccctctctctccctcactcgtCGTCCTCTTCATTGCCCCCATCATCCTCCAGTAGCGCCACCTCCCTCTCGCTCTCCGAGGCCCGTGACTGGCGGAGGAGCAACGGCGACGGGGAGAAGGAGAAGTGGAGTCACCGGTTGGAGAAACTGCGACTGTCCCGATCACCACCACCGACTCTGTCCGCCGCAGCTCCACCTTCCTCAGCCGTGTCACCATCTGCGCTACCCCCAAGCAGCATGGGTGCCCCGTGGAAGATGGGCAGGCTGGTACGGGAGGGAGGTGTGACCGTGTGCTCCTCTTCGGATGAGTTTGCCAGCACTCATGGATTCCCGGGATTTCCCTTTGGACTGCTGCACCACAGCACGGACAGCACAGCGTCGGGACATCCCACGGCCATGGGAGGAATTGCAGGCGGAAGGGGGATGCGGTGGCACAAGTGTCGTCTAGTTCTGAAAGAACGAGATAAGGACGGAGGGGATGGAGGGCTGGAGTATTTCCTGGAGTTTTACATCCCACCTAAG TCCTCCAAGCCCAGACTGACTGTCCCATGCTGCTCTATTGTTGATGTGAGGAGCACTACCGCCATAGAGGTGCCAGACAAAGAGAACACCTTTCTTCTGCAG TTGGAAGGTCAGGTGCAGTACGTGATCGAGACCAGAGATGCGGTCCAGATGAGAGCTTGGCTTAGTGACATCAGAAACGCCATTTGTCTGAG TGAGCAAGAGGATGTTGAGGGAGTGTGCGGCAGTGCTCTCGCCGACCTCAGCAGTACGCCAGAATTCAACGACCGCCTGTCTCAAG TGTGTTATGGTGGAGTTGGTGGTTCTCCTCAGCTGGAGCCTCTACCTCCTGAGTTGCCACCCCGTGCCCCTCTTGATGAATCAGACAGTCGACTGCTTGGTGGGGGTGGAGGCGGTCTTAGCACACCTTTTGCAGAAACTCCTGATGCCACAG GATCGTTCCTGTTCTCTGAAGGCTCTGTTTCAGAGACGGTGGAACATCCTCTGAGTGAGTGTCAGTGGTTTCACGGGACACTCTCCCGTCTTAAGGCGGCCCAGCTGGTGCTGGCGGGCGGCTTGGCCAACCATGGAGTGTTCCTTGTGAGGCAGAGTGAGACACGCCGTGGGGAGTATGTCCTCACCTTCAACTTCCAGGGCAAAGCAAAG CACTTGCGTCTCTCCCTCAACGAGGATGGACAGTGTCGTGTGCAGCATCTCTGGTTCCAGTCCATTTTTGACATGCTGGAGCATTTCCGTGTGCACCCCATTCCCCTGGAGTCTGGGGGTGCCTCTGATGTCACCCTCATCAGTTTTGTGGGGGCCACGAATGTCCGGCAACAAG GCCGGGAAAGGGCAGGCAGCCGCCCCACAGTCTGTGATGTCATCACCACGCGCCACCCCGACTCCCCATCAACCCCCATCTCTGACTGTGT ACTTGACCAGCAGACCCCGTAG